In the genome of Maniola jurtina chromosome 3, ilManJurt1.1, whole genome shotgun sequence, one region contains:
- the LOC123879026 gene encoding uncharacterized protein LOC123879026 — MTLQNPHGTHGFGRQLPTVGVNLLWQFRLRTVSLLLTRTRETQRYASAAITGRAVRVGHKSAPKLVRRVTHSKMDVRMVTLDPKAIKDLLRMYREAPCLWDQTDLLYMNKEARKEAFEAILKKMKTYHEDITLDIVKRKLENMRATYKREVRRMMAARQRGEDGYRTTLWYFDLMAFIDGGSVTNVQSSRTTDDNDDEENEEDEDQDNDDTHTETEYPYYAEYLEDEPKPKKSRKSHSIVTKKVKKEDTQPSISGVFLTNPEHEEPVLFNENSEAVAFGKALGYQLKEIEGIQRAIAEKLISDVIFNARLNKLTTNSTIQLNSDFTNL, encoded by the exons ATGAC CTTACAAAATCCTCACGGCACACACGGGTTCGGGCGGCAGCTGCCGACAGTCGGGGTCAACTTGTTATGGCAATTTAGATTGCGTACCGTCTCGCTTCTTCTGACGCGAACGAGAGAGACGCAGCGATACGCGTCGGCCGCTATCACCGGTCGTGCCGTTCGCGTCGGGCACAAATCGGCTCCCAAGTTAGTACGCCGCGTCACTCACTCCAAAATGGACGTCCGGATGGTAACGCTAGATCCAAAGGCGATCAAAGACTTATTAAGAATGTACAGAGAAGCCCCTTGTCTCTGGGACCAAACTGATCTACTTTATATGAACAAAGAAGCACGAAAAGAAGCTTTTGAGgcgatattaaaaaaaatgaaaacgtaTCACGAAGACATAACACTGGATATTGTCAAGAGGAAGCTAGAAAACATGAGAGCCACGTACAAGAGGGAAGTAAGgagg ATGATGGCGGCCAGACAGAGGGGCGAAGATGGATACCGTACCACGCTTTGGTACTTTGATCTCATGGCGTTCATTGATGGTGGAAGTGTAACTAATGTCCAATCGTCCAGGACCACGGATGATAATGACGACGAAGAAAATGAAGAAGACGAAGACCAGGACAATGAT GACACTCACACCGAAACGGAATACCCATATTACGCCGAATACTTAGAAGACGAACCAAAACCAAAGAAATCAAGAAAATCCCACAGTATCGtaacaaaaaaagtaaagaaaGAGGATACACAACCAAGCATATCCGGCGTTTTCTTAACCAATCCCGAGCACGAAGAACCAGTATTGTTCAATGAGAACAGCGAAGCGGTGGCATTTGGCAAAGCACTTGGTTATCAACTTAAAGAAATAGAAGGCATACAAAGAGCCATAGCAGAGAAATTGATATCGGACGTGATATTCAACGCTAGGCTAAACAAATTGACAACCAATTCCACGATACAATTGAATTCTGATTTTACTAATCTTTAG